GCGCCCTCTAGCCCGTCATTCCCGCGAAAGCGCGAATGACGGGTAGATGGGGTCTCCTTACTTCACGCCATGCATCAGGCGGTTGATCAGCGGTGCGATCAGGAACAGCAAGGTGCCGGCGCCAGCCAGCAGCCAGAAGCTGAAAGTGAAGCCGCTGAGGGCCGAGGCCACCGTCATGCCGGTCTCGCCACTTACATGTCCGGCGAAGATGCCCGACAAGTTGTTGCCGATGCCGGTGGACAGAAACCAGCCACCCATCGCAAAGCCCACCAGCCGCACCGGCGCCAGCTTGGTCACCATCGACAAGCCGATCGGTGACAGGCACAGCTCGCCCAGGGTCTGCAGCACATAGACCAACACCAGCGGCCAGAACGGAATCAGGTGACGGCTGTCCACGAGGCTGGACAGCGCGTACATCAGCACAATGAAGGCCACCGCATTGCCCAGCAGGCCCAGGCCGAACTTGCGCGGGATCGACGGCTCGATGTTGCGCTTGTCGAGCCAGCCCCACGCCAGCGATACGAACGGCGCCAGCAGTACCAGCGCCAGCGGCGCGACAGACTGGAACCAGCCCACCGGGAATTCCCAGCCGCCGAACATCTCGCGGTCCACGATGTTCTGCGCCAGGAAGTTGAACGAGCTGCCGGCCTGTTCGTAGAACATCCAGAACAGTACGTTGAACACGAAGATGATCAGCATGGCGAACACACGGTCGCGCTGCACTTTGCCCTCGCGGAAGCCTTCCACCAGCAGCAGCAGCGACAAGCCCACGAACAGCGCGCTCAGCATCCACTGCAGCACGATGGCGCCGGCCTTGGCCATCACCAGATACACCAGCGGAATCGCCAGTACGCAGCCGATCAACACGTAGAGCACGCGCATGCGGTTCGCCTGGTCCGCGGTCGGGCGACCCACGCCCTTCAACTGACGGCGCCCGATCCAGAACCACACCAGGCTGATCAGCATGCCGATGCCCGAGGCCAGGAACACCAGCTTGTAGTTCTGCTCCATGGGCGTGTCGGTGAAGTGGCTGGCCAACCAGCCGGTCAACAGAGGCGAGAACAGCGCGCCCGCGTTGATGCCCATGTAGAACAGGGTGAGGCCGCGATCGCGACGCGCGTCGCTCACGCCGTAAAGCTGCCCCACCATGGACGAGATATTCGGTTTGAACAGGCCGTTACCCACGATCACGGTGGACAGGCCGAGTAGGAATATCTGCTCGTTCGGCAGCATGATCATGAACAGGCCAGCCGACATCACCACCGCGCCAACCAGGATCGAGCGCTGGTATCCAAGGACGCGATCCGCCACGTAGCCGCCAAACACCGCCGCCGCGTAGACCAGCGCCAGATAAGCGCCGTAGGTGCGACTGGCGAAGCCTTGGCCCGCGGCGTCGCCCTTGAAGAACTCCGCCACGATGTACAGCGTCAGCGCCCAGCGCATGCCGTAGAACGCAAAGCGCTCCCAGAACTCCGTCATGAAGAGCATCCACAACGGACGCGGATGCCCCATGGTCTGCGGGTAATCGGGCACCGACGGCGCGGTGGCAGTGTTGGTCTCGCTCATGCAAACCCCATGAAGACAGGAAGGGCACTCGCGTGCCGGTCGAAAGTTTTTGCGAACCGGGACATGTAACCGGCCACGCCCAGGCCCGTCAAATGCACCGCACCATTCCCTGGTCCCGCATCGGGCCGCTTCTTAGCGCACGCCATGCATCAAACGGTTGATCAGCGGTGAAATCAACAGCAGCAGTACACCTGCGCCCGCCAGCAACCAGAAGCTGAAGGTGAAGCCCGCCAGCGCGGACGCCGCCGTCATGCCGCTCTCTCCACTGATCTTTCCCGCCAGCAGGCCGGACAGATTGCCACCGACCGCCATCGACAGAAACCAGCCGCCCATGGCCACACCCACCACACGCGGCGGCGCCAGCTTGGTCACCATCGACAGGCCGATGGGCGACAGACACAGCTCGCCGACAGTCTGCAGCACGTAGCAAGCGGTCAGCGGCCAGAACGGGATCAGCCCATGGCTGTTGACCGAGTACGTCAGGGCATACATCAGCGCGGTAAAGCCGAGGCCGTTGAACACCAGCCCCAGGCCGAACTTACGTGGGATCGAGGGCTCCTGGTGGCGCTTGGCCAGCAGCGCCCACACCTGGGTCACCAAGGGCGCCAGCAGGATGATCGCCACGGGGCTCACCGACTGGAACCAGCCCACCGGGAACATCCAGCCACCGAACATCTCGCGGTCGACCATGTTCGCGGCAAGGAAGTTGAATGATGTACCCAGCTGGAAATACATCATCCAGAACAGGATGTTGAAGGCGAAGATGATCAGCATCGCGATCACTCGATCGAGCTGCACGCGATCGTGCCGCACCGCCTCCACCACCAGCATCGCGGCCACGCCAACAAACAACAGGCTCAACAGCCACTGCAGGCCGCTGGCGCCGATAAAGGCGAGCAGCAGATAGACCAGCGGCACCGCGACCACCACACCCAGCAGCACCCACACCACGCGCATGCGGCTCGCGGCCTCCGGCGCAGGCCGACCCACGTTCTTCAGGCCGCGGCGACCAAACCAGAACCAGAGCAGGCTCAACGCCATGCCGACACCGGCCGCTGCGAACACCACGCGATAGTTTTCCTGCGTCGGTGTATCTGTGAAATAACCCGCCAACCAGCCGGTCAGCAGCGGCGCGAGCAGCGCACCGCCATTGATGCCCATATAAAACAAGGTGAAACCGCGGTCGCGACGCTCATCCTTGGGGCCATACAACTGGCCGACCATCGTCGAAATGTTCGGCTTGAACAGGCCATTGCCCACCACGACCATCGCCAAGCCCAGCAGGAACAAATCCTTGCTCGGCAACATCACGACGAATAAGCCCAACGCCATCACCAGCGCGCCGATCAGGATCGAACGCTGGTAGCCAATGACCTTGTCCGCGACGAAACCACCAAAGATGCTGGTGGCATAGATCAGCGCGGTATAGGCGCCATAGATCTTGCTGGCCCAGGCTTCGCCTGCCGGATCGCCATGGAAGAAGTGCGCCACGATGTACAACGCCAGCGCCCAGCTCACGCTGTAGAACGCAAAGCGCTCCCAGAACTCGGTCATGAACAACATCCACAGCGGCCGTGGATGCCCCAGCATCTGCGGGAAATCAGGCGCGGACGCGGGTGCGGTCTCGGCGGTGTTGCTCATGCATGCCCCTTTGCAAGCAGAACGGCGCGCCAGGCGCCGTCACATCGTTGGGTTGGCGAAAGAAAGCGGGAGCCCGGCTCAGGCGCCCAGTTCGGTGCGCACGTCCAGCAGCTCCGGGAAAAACTCCAGGTCCAGCGCCTTCTTGAGGAACGACACGCCCGAGGAACCACCTGTGCCGCGCCGATGTCCGATGATCCGTTCCACGGTTTTCATATGGCGGAAACGCCACATCTGGAAACTCCCCTCCACATCCACCAGTTGCTCGCACATGTGGTACTCAGGCCAGAATGTCGTTCGGTTTTCGTAAATGCGCTTGAGCACGGGCAGCAGACCCTCATGCCGCTTATAAGGCTGCGACCAATCGCGCTGCGTCAACTCGCCAGGCACCGCATGCCCGCGGCGCGCGAGATAGCTCAGGAATTCGTCATACAGGCTCGGTGCGTCCAGCACCTCACGCAGCGCGGCCTGCGCCGCAGGATCGTACGCAAACACCTGCAACATCTGGGCATTCTTGTTGCCCAGCAAGAATTCGATCTGCCGATACTGCAACGATTGAAAGCCCGAGGACGTGCCCAGCACGCCACGGAATTCCAGGTATTCGGAGGGCGTCAGCGTTTCAAGCACCGCCCACTGCTCGAACAATTGGCGCTGCACATGCTTCACGCGAGCCAGGATCTTCAGGCATGGATCGATCTCATCGCGGCGCAGATGCGCCACGGCCGATTTCAGCTCGTGGATGACCAGTTTCATCCACAGTTCCGCCACCTGATGCTGCACGATAAAAAGCATTTCATCGTGATGCGGCGGATCGCTCAGCGGCTGCTGGGCCCCCAGCAACTGGTCCAGGCGCAGGTAGCCGCCATAGGTCAGTCGTCCGTTCAGGTCGAGTTCGATGCCGGCCTCAAGGTCGCGCTGGTTCTCGGTCATATCGATCCGGGGTGCGGAAAAGTTCGCATGTTACCCGGTGTGAAGACCAACGCCGTACCAGTGCGCATGCTGCACCGTGCCTTGCGGCGCAACATGCCCGCCTGTAACAATTTTGCTCTTGCTCAGGGCTTTACGTCCGCTGCTGGCCCCACTGGATGGGCCGCCGACGCCCCGGCACCCCAATCCCTACCATTACTCACTCCAGGAGCGAGTCGTGTCCATCGCCGCCAAGTTTGAAATCGAATACCTCCAGTATCTCGATGCTGAAGGTAAGCAGGTCCGTGACGATCTGCCTGAATTTGCCAAAGATCTCAACCACATGGTTGAGCTGTACAAGCTGATGCTATCGACCCGCGTGTTCGACGCGAAGTCGGTCGCCCTGCAGCGCACCGGCAAGCTCGGCACCTACGCCAGCTGCCTGGGCCACGAAGCCGCTCACGTCGGCATCGGCAGTGCCATGAAGCCCGAGGACGTGTTCGCACCGAGCTACCGCGAATACGGTGCACAGCTCTATCGCGGCGTGCAGCCGCGCGAGGTGTACATGTACTGGGGCGGCGACGAGCGCGGCAACGACTACCAGAAGGAACCGGCTCGCCACGACTTCGCGTGGTCGGTGCCGATCGCTACGCAGTGCCTGCATGCCGCCGGTTCCGCGTTGGCGTTCAAGATCCGCAACGAAAAGCGCGTGGCCGTGTGCACCATCGGTGACGGTGGTTCGTCCAAGGGCGACTTCTACGGCGCCATCAACATCACCGGCGCACAGAACCTGCCGATGGTCGCGGTGATCGTCAACAACCAGTGGGCCATCTCGGTGCCGCGCAAGATCCAGACGGGTGCGCCGACGCTGGCGCAGAAGGGTATTGCGGCGGGCCTGTTCTCCATCCAGGTGGACGGCAACGACATCATCGCCGTGCGCAAGGCGATGGAAGACGCGCTGGACCGTGCACGCAACGGCCAGGGTGGCAGCGTGCTGGAGCTGGTCACTTACCGCCTCTCCGACCACACCACTGCCGACGATGCACGCCGTTACCGCGGCGAGCAGGAAGTGAAGGACGCCTGGGCGAAGGAGCCAATGAAGCGCCTGCGCAACTGGCTGGTAGCCAAGGGTGTGTGGGACGACGCGAAGGAAGAAGCCTGGAAGGCCGAGTGCGACGACTGGATGGACAACGAGGTGAACGCCTACCTCGAGACCAAGACGCAGCCCGTCACGGCGATGTTCGACTACATCTTCGCCGAAGTCCCCGCCGATCTCGCCAAGCAGCGCGATCTCGCCATCCAGCTCGACAAGAAGGCCCATTAAGTCATGGCACAGATCACCCTTATCGAAGCCGTCACCCAGGCTCTCGCGTATGAAATGGCGCACGACGAAAGCGTCGTGGTGCTGGGCGAAGACGTTGGCGTCAACGGCGGCGTGTTCCGCGCCACCCAGGGCCTGCAAGAAAAGTTCGGCGAGCTGCGCGTGCTCGACACGCCGCTGGATGAAACCACCATTGCTGGCGTCACCGTGGGCCTCGCCGCCCAGGGTATGAAGCCGGTGGCTGAAGCGCAGTTCGAAGGCTTCATCTACCCGATGATGGAGCAGATCGCCTGCCACGCCGCGCGTATGCGCAACCGCACGCGCGGCCGCATCACCGTGCCGGCCGTGTGGCGCGCACCGTGGGGCGGCGGCATTCGCGCGCCGGAGCATCACTCGGAAGCGAACGAACATCTGTTCACCAACATCCCGGGCCTGCGCGTAGTGATGCCGTCGTCGCCGGCGCGTGCTTACGGCCTGCTGCTCGCCGCCATCCGTGATCCGGATCCGGTGATGTTCTTCGAGCCCAAGCGCATCTACCGTCAGTACAAGGAAGAAGTGCCCGATGATGGCGAGGCCTTGCCGCTCGACGTGTGCTTCGTGCTGCGCGACGGCACCGACGTCACCCTCGTCTCGTGGGGCGCGCAGGTGAAGGAAGCGCTGGAAGCGGCCGACGCACTCGCCGAAGAAGGCATCAGCGCGGAAGTCATCGACGTTGCCACGCTCACCCCGCTGGACTTCGACACGATTGCCGAATCGGTGCAGAAGACCGGTCGCTGCGTGATCGTGCACGAAGCCCCGAAAACCGCGGGTTTCGGCGCGGAAATCGCCGCACGCCTGGCCGAAGAATGCATGTACGACCTGCTCGCGCCAGTCGAACGCGTCAGTGGCTACGACACGCACATCCCGCTGTTCCGCCTGGAAATGAAGTACATGCCGAGCGCCGAACGCGTGGTGGATGCCGCCAAGCGCGCGCTGGCAGCCAGCTAAGAACCGCCTACGAAGCGTCATTCCGGCGAAAGCCGGAATCCAGTCAAAATACGTTGTGCGAAGCACACAAAACCTTCCGCGACGACCACGCATCTTCGCTACTGGATCCCGGCCTGCGCCGGGATGACGTTCAAAACCGAAACATCCAAGCCTGATTACCGGAACCAACTCATGGCCGACATCAAGACTTTCTACCTACCCGACCTCGGCGAAGGCCTGCCCGACGCCACTATCGTCGAGTGGCACGTGAAGGAAGGCGACACCATCAAGCTCGACGCACCGTTGTGCTCGATGGAAACCGCCAAGGCCGTCGTCGACGTGCCCTCCCCGTACACCGGCAAGGTGACCAAGCTGCACGGCGCCGCCGGCGACATTATCGAAACCGGTGCCGCGCTGGCCGAGTTCGAACCCGACCCGAACGCCAAGCAGCGTGCGGAAGCCGAATCGACTGGCCATCACCACGGCCCGAAGAAGGGCGCCGGCAGTGCCGCTGCCGAGCCGAAGAAGGTTGTTGCCTCCGATGAAGGCGGCGAGATCGACAACGGCACTAGCGATCGCGAAGACGAAGGCACCGTCGTCGGCGCCATGGTCTCCGGCAGCCACGTGCATGTGGAACAGGCAAGCAGCGTCGGCGGTGTGAAGGCCGTACCGGCCGTGCGTGCGCTCGCCAAGAAGCTCAAGGTCGACCTGACTCGCGTCAAGCCGACTGGCGCTGACGGCGTGGTCACCATGGCCGACGTCAAGAACGCCGCCGCCAACGGCAGCGCAGCGCTCGGTGCCGCACCGGCCCGCAGCGTGCCGGCATCCGCCGGTCGTCACCTTGCCCCGCAGTTGCCCGAGCCGGAGCCGTCCCGCACAGCCACCTCGCTCGCCGGCAAGCCGGTGCGCACGGCCCCGCCGAGCGTGCAGGCCAGCGGCCAGCCGGAACAGCTCAAGGGCGTTCGCCGCAACATGGCGCGCGTCATGGCCGACGCCCACGCCCAGGTGGTCCCGACCACGCTGGTGGACGACGCCGACCTGCACGCCTGGATCGGCAAGCAGGACATCACCGCCCGCCTGATCCGCTCCATCGTGGTTGCGTGCAAGACCGTGCCTGCGCTCAACGCATGGTTCGACGGCAAGAACCTCACCCGCACGCTGCATCCGCATGTGGACATCGGCATTGCCGTGGACACCGAGGAAGGCCTGTTCGTGCCGGCCCTGCGCAACGCCGACGTGCTCGACGGCGCTGGCATCCGCGCAGCCATCAAGCGCCTGCGCACGTCGGTGGAAGATCGCACCATTCCGGCGTCGGAGCTTTCGGGCTACACCATCAGCCTGTCGAACTTCGGCATGTTTGCTGGCCGCTACGCCACGCCGGTCGTCGTGCCGCCGTGCGTCGCCATCATCGGCGCCGGCAAGCTGAGCCATGACGTGGTAGCCGTGATGGGTGGCATCGAAGTGCATCGCCGCATGCCGATCTCGATCACCTTCGATCACCGCGCTGCCACCGGTGGCGAAGCTGCCCGCTTCCTCAAGGCGTTGCTGGACGATCTGTCCGCGCCGAACTGAGCGTTGGCACGTTGAACAAAAAAAGCCCCGGTCATACCGGGGTTTTTTTTGCGTCCGTCAACGTCGGACCTCCGAAATTCTCGAACATCGTCCACTTTCCTCACCGTCATTCCGGCGAAAGGGATAAACGGTGAGGGCTCTCAATACCGCTGCACGAAATAATTCATCGTGTGATCCAGCGCCTTGCGCCAGCGCTGTTCCAGTGCGAGGTCATACGCCGGATCGTGCTCGCGAATGGCCATGAGCAACGCCTCTGTCCAATACGGATACAACGCCGGCGGCACCGGCGCATGGCCACTTCGGCTATGCGCGCAGGTCATCTGTTCCATCGTGCGCTTGGTCAACGTGCTGCCACCCGCGTGCGCAATGGCTGCACTAATGCCCCGACGCAGCGCGATGTACTGCTTACTGAAGTCGGTGTCCTTGAACAGCTCCGGCACATCCGGATGGCTGGACATGAATATCTCGTAGAAACGAGCAATGAATTTCCCATGCTGCAAGCAACGGCCATAGCTCGTCTGCAGATCGTCGAACGTGTCGCTCATGCTTTTTCCGTGCGATACCTCAGCGCGGAAAACTAGCATCTGTCGCCATAGGTAACCTTGAGGCACATAGTCGCGACGATGTGGCCAGGAACGTCGCACCTGTGGCGCGCCGGCACTTCTACGTTCTGGTCATGCCGACTCGCTTGCGTTCGCGTTAACGCAATTTATTAGGCAGATACATCGTTCGGCAGATATACGCTCACCCCGCTCGTCTTCACACTGCTCTGACAAAACGATAAGTGGCGAAGGAAGGTTGCCCCTCTCCCTCCACCTTTGACGGACGTGTTCATGGATGAGCAACGATCGGTTGAGCACGCTCCTTTTCGGCCGTCCGATGCGACACCGGAAAATGCGACAGCCACAGGCAAGGTTGTCCACCTACTCGCTCAGGGTGAAGCCTTTCTTCTTCAGCGACGGTGGCAGGACGCCGAGCGATTGTTTCGACATGCACTCACCCAAGGGCATGCCGATGTATCCATCATCGCGCTGCTCGCCCGAACCCTTCTGGCGCAGGGCAAGCTGCGCGAAGCGCGCGAACTGATCAACAGTCAGTCCACTGCTACGGCGTTCACTTCACCCGCCATGCTGCTCCTGCGCGCGCAGATCCTTCTTGAGATGGGTGAGCGACAGGACGCCATCGTCGCTTTTCAGTACGCCATCGCCGCCGCACCCGACAATGGCAACGCGCATATCGGGCTTGCCGTCGCCTTGGGGCAGGATGGCCAGAGCCGGGCTGCCCATGCCTCGGCCACGATGGCCATCACCCACGGGGTGGACCATGCAGGGAGCCGATCCGTACTGGCGCGCTCGCTGTACGAAATGCATCGCTACGGCGACGCCGAAGCGGAGTACCGCCGCGCCCTGAAGCACTCCCCATGGAACATCGGCACGCACATATCGTTGGCGGAACTGATCTGGCTACGCACGCGTGATGTATCGGCAGCGCTGGTGGAAGTCGATCGCGCATTGCTGCAACTCCGCGATAGCCGCGCGATGGACCTTCGCTTGCTGCGAGCCCGCATGCTGTTCGCGGCAGGCGATCGTGAGAAAGCGCTGGAACAAATCGAGCAATGGATACCGTCGAACCCTAACCATCTGCCGCTGCGCATCCTTGCCATCAAGTTATGGATCACCATCGACCCCGCGCGAGCAGCGCAGCACGCAACGCATGCCATGCAACTGGCTCCCGGCCACACCGGCGTTATCGGGCTCTATGGGAATGCGATGCTCGCTGCCGGCCATCCGGAAACCGCCGCCCAGGTCGCGCAACGCCTGCTAGAAGGAAACCCGCATGACAATCACGCGATCGCCTTGCAGGCTGCGGCGTGGCGATTGCTCGGCGATCCACGTCATCTACCGTTCCATGACTACGCCTCGCTCGTACGAAGCTGCATGCTCGACATCCCGGACGGCTGGTCCAGCCTCCCGCACTATCTGGACACGTTGGCCGACGAACTGCGCCACGAGCACGAGTTGCTGGCCGAACCGCTGGAGCTAAGCGTTCGCGGCGAGACGCAGGTCGAACATCGCACCACGGAAACTGAGATGCCGGCCGTACGTGCGTTTCCCAAGGCGGTGAACGGCGCTCTGCGGCGCTACATAAGCGCGCTGGGAATCGGCGATACCGCTTGGCACCGTCGCTCAACGGGTCATTACCGTCTCGCGGGTCTCTGGTCCGTGCGCCTGAAGTCCCAAGGTCATCACGTCAGTCACTATCACGGCCAAGGCTGGCTCTCGTCGGCGTGCTACGTGCAGATGCCCAAGGCAGTGAACCAAGGCGGTGGACAAGGATGGCTGAAATTCGGCGAGCCTGGCCTTGCGACACGGCCTGCGCTGGGTGCCGATTACTACGTGCAACCCGTCCCCGGCATGATCGTGTTGTTTCCATCGTGGATGTGGCATGGCACCGTGCCATTCACCGGTGCCACCGACGAACATCGACTCACTATGGCGTTCGACGCCGTGCCGGCAACAATACCTTGAGCCCGTGGAAAGCCTCGGGCTGATCGCCGCGCCCTCCGGCGATCCATGCAGATTGACGGGGTATCGACCCTGCAGCCGCTATACGACAGTCTCGTGTCGCCATCGGAGTCGTTCATGCATCACAGCCGGCTATGCACCCTCGTGCTCGACTGCAAGACCGATGACCTCAGCAAGGCGGCCACGTTCTGGAGTCACGCTCTGGGTAAATCCATCGTCACCCTCGATCAGGATGGTGACGGCAAGTACGCCGAGCTCGCCACCGAGGACGACGAACCGATCATCCTGCTGCAGCGCGTGGATCATGAGAGCCGCGTGCATCTGGATATCGAAACGGACAACCTGGAAGCCGAAGTCGAGCGGTTGGAGAAACTCGGCGCCACGCGCGTCGCTTTCGTGCGCGATCGTTGGTGGGTGATGGAGGCGCCGAGCGGGCACCGCATTTGCGTGGTGCGTCCGCAGCGCGAACGCTTCGGACCACACCTCAATCGCTGGGAATGATGTGCGCCTTTCCGCGAAGCAGCATCAGTAGTCGCGGATATCCAGCGCGACAAACCCACGCACGCTGTAGCCCTGCTCACTCGCTTGCCACGGCAGCGATGCGAGCAACCGGTCGCCCGCAGGCCACGGGGCGTTGTCCAGCAGCGCCTCGGCACTAACCGTGCCGTCATCGCCACGACGATAGAACAGGCGCACCCAGTGCAGCTCAGGATTCAACGCTGCGTCCTGCAACGCGGCACGTAGCGCAGGCATGAGTTCCGAAGGCGGTTCAACGCCGTCCTTGCTCGACAACCAAGGCCCCACGAACACGTCCCAAGTGCGTATGCCGAAATCCCAGCCGTACAAGGTCATGCGACGGTCGTCGGTGACGTACCAGCATGCCGCCAGCAGCACGTGGAAGATGCCTTCCTCGAACGCGCGCAGCGCATCGAGGCAGCCTGCCTCGCCACCGCCGACGCCCGCAAAGCTCTCTTCGATATGGCGGTCTTCACTCAGCACCACATCGACGTCCAGACGCCCCGGCTCGCCGGCTGCGCCTTCAAACCAGCTTGCGCGCACGGCGGGGAAATCGCCGTCCGTCATCAGCCATTCTTCGTCCGGCTCCAGTTCGACGTCGTGACGCTCGAACAGACGCAGGAGGTATCGCTGGAGATCCGAATCTTGCATGACTGCTTCCGCCTTTAATGCGCCTGAGGGCGCCACACCAACTGACGCACGATCAGCGCCAGCACCAACACCACCACGCATGCCCCATAGCCATACAGCGCCGGCAGCACCTGCTGCCAGATGGCGCCGCTGGACGGGCCGTACTGGCCCACCGCAGGCACCGCTGCAGTATCGAACGCACTGCCTGCACACTCCACCGCCGCAAAGGCAGCGAGCAGCAGTGCAGCGACGTCAAACCAACGACGCAGGCGCGTGCGCGGCAAGCTCTTAGGATAGGCCCAGAAAGCCCACCCGAGAATCAGCAGCCAGGGCGCCAGCAACAGAATGGCCAGGTAACGCATGCGTCAGTTCACTCCCTGAAGGCCGTAGGCCCCTTATTCCTGCGCGGCAAGTTGGTCGAGCGCGCCGCGCAGGCGAACCAGTGCTTCGTCGCGCGCTTGCTCGCCGTCATAAGCGGGCGTAGCTCCAACTTCCTCGCCATCGATCTCCAGCACCAACGCCTGCGGTAGCACCTGCACTACAGCCGCTGTACTGCCCAGATCCTTGATGCGCTTCTGCATGGCACCGGCTGCCTTGGGATCGGCAAACGAGCGCGACAACAGCAGCTCCTCGCCTTCCGAGGAGAACAGGCGGAAACGGAAGCTACCATCCGCATCGCGGAAACTTGCAAGGCGCGGCGCTTTGCCGCCCTTCGCGGTGGCTGTCTTGGACGCAGTCGCCTGCGGCGCCACCGAGGAGCCCGAACGCAGGCCGATGGCATCACGCAGCTCGGCAACCTTCGGCCCCGCGATGGCGCGCGCCTTCTTGGCGCCTTCGTGCAGGATCTCCTCGATCACTGCCGGGCGCGCAATCAACGCGTCGTAGCTCTCGCGCATCGGCGCAATTTCCACTTCCAGACGCTCGAACAGCACCTGCTTCGCCTCGCCCCAGCCCAGCCCGTTGACGAGTGCCTCGCGGAACGCGGTGGACTCAGCCTCGCTGGCGAACGCGCGGAAGATGGTGAACAGCGAGGAGCTGTCCGGATCTTTCGCCTCGCCCGGCAGGCGCGAGTCGGTGACGATGCGCATGATCGCGTCGCGCAAATGCTTCTGACCACCCGCAAACAGCGGGATGGTGTTGTCGTAGCTCTTGGACATCTTGCGGCCATCCAGGCCCGGCAGCGTCGCTACCTGCTCCTCGATCACCACTTCCGGCAGCGCGAAGAACTCGCGGCCGTAGATGTGATTGAAGCGCTGTGCGATATCACGCGCCATTTCGATGTGCTGGATCTGATCGCGCCCCACCGGCACCTTATTCGCGTTGAACGCGAGGATGTCCGCCGCCATCAGCACCGGGTACATGTACAGGCCCGCGGTGACGCCGGCATCCGGGTCTTCGCCCGCTTCCGTGTTCTTGTCCACGGAAGCCTTGTACGCATGCGCGCGGTTAAGCAGACCCTTGGCGGTGACGCAGGTGAGGAACCAGGTCAGCTCCGGGATCTCCGGAATGTCCGACTGGCGATAGAAGGTGACCTTCTGCGGATCGAGCCCGGCGGCCAGCCACGTGGCGGCAATCTCAAGGCGCGAACGCTCGATGCGCTCCGGATTGTCGCTCTTGATCAGCGCGTGGTAGTCGGCCATGAAGTAAAACGCATCGACGTCGTCGCGCTTACTCGCGGCCACGGCCGGGCGGACGGCGCCGACGTAATTGCCAAGGTGCGGCGTGCCGGTGGTGGTGATGCCGGTAAGTACGCGGGTCTTCATGTTCTCTTCTTCGTATCGTTATTGTTTGTTGTTATCAGCGGATCAGCGTGGACTTGCCGAACAGCGATTCGACCAGATCCACTGCGAGGCGCGCGGTCTGGTTCTTCTTGTCGAAAGCGGGGTTGAGTTCGACGATGTCGAGCGAACCCACACGCCCCGTATCCGCAATCATCTCCATGCAGAGCTGCGCCTCGCGATAATTCGGGCCGCCACGCACCGTGGTGCCCACACCCGGCGCAATGCTCGGGTCGAGAAAATCCACGTCGAAGCTGATGTGCAGGTGCGTGTTCTCGTCGATGCCGGCCAGCGCTTCTTCCATCGTGCGCTTCATGCCCACTTCGTCGATATGGCGCATGTCGAAAATGCTCACCTGCGACTCGCGCACCAGGCGCTTCTCACCCTCGTCCACCGAGCGGATGCCGATCTGGCGGAACACCGCTGCCGAAGTAGCCGGCACATGGCCGCCCATTTCGATCAATTCCTTCGGCCCGTTGCCACACAGGCAGGCCACCGGCATGC
This genomic window from Dyella terrae contains:
- the rocF gene encoding arginase, with translation MVNKALSLIGVPTDIGAGHRGASMGPEALRVANLAARLTRRGLDVVDRGNLQGPLNPWQPPVNGYRHLPEVVAWNQAVHEAIYAELADGRLPIMLGGDHCLAIGSISAVARHCRDTGKTLRVLWLDAHADFNTAEATPSGNIHGMPVACLCGNGPKELIEMGGHVPATSAAVFRQIGIRSVDEGEKRLVRESQVSIFDMRHIDEVGMKRTMEEALAGIDENTHLHISFDVDFLDPSIAPGVGTTVRGGPNYREAQLCMEMIADTGRVGSLDIVELNPAFDKKNQTARLAVDLVESLFGKSTLIR